The following DNA comes from Anaerostipes rhamnosivorans.
ATCTCCGCCGATCCGTGCGAATACGTCCGAGCTTCGGAAGGAATTCTCAATATAAGAAACGAATCTACATAGATAATCGTCCCCTTCATTATGCCCATAATGATCATTGACAGATTTTAATCCGTCCAGGTCCAGATAGCACAGAGTAACAATCTGCTTTTCTTTCAAAAGTGTTTCCATATACTCTTCAAAGGACAGTCTGTTGCGGATACCGGTCAGGGAATCATAATATGCCTTGTTAAACAGATTGCTCTCCAATTTTTTCTCATCTGTAATGTCATCCACGATGTGGACGAAAGCATCATGGCCCGCCCATTCCGTGGCAAAGGTTGTGATCCGATAGTAGCCGTTCTGCTCATCCCCCAGTTCCCAAACCTTATACTGCTTGCCGTCCTGCCAATTTAAAATCTTGTCTCTGAAAAAAAGCCTGTCTTTACAGAATTCGCATAAGTCAGGATCCACCTGCTGTTCCTCTTTCCTCTTGTTGCAGTATACAATATCTCTGGTATCTGCATCCACTATCAGGATCCACTCTTCTCTCTTTTTGATGACATCCACCAGCAAGTTATTATATTCTTCGATTACCTGGGCTCTTTTGTTGGCTATTTCTGCTTTTTCTTTTAAAAGCGCTTCTCTCTCCTTTAGCTGGGCTGTCAGCGTATTAAAGGCCTCAGAAAAGTCTCCAAGATAAGATACACGCTGAGAATAATCCCCGGCCGCGACCTGCTTTGCCTGCCAGGTCAAATGATTCAGGTTTGCATGGAGATTTTTCATATTTGAACACAACATATTCTCTCTGGACGGAACAGGACCAGAGAGATTCCCTTGAGAAATATCCGCTGAAAATGTAAGCAGCTCCTCTACGGACTGCTGTAAGACCAAAAGCCCCTGTCCTAACTTTCTGTAGGGCTCATCCAGGGCTTCTATATCAGGCGCTGTGATCGGCCGTTCATACAGGATACTTCTCAGATATTCAAACAGCACCTCACAATTCTTGTTCTCCATGTCAACTCCCCACTACTTTCAACTTTTTTTCGGCTCTACCCGGAATCTGCACACCCTGTCCCCAGTGGCCCAGCAGTCAACTTCCTCTGCCGAATATTCCTTCTTCATGTAGACCGTCATGACCCCGGATATAAACCCCTCATCATAGTTACACACGGTCTCCCCCAAAAGCGGCAATCCTGAGCAGTCCGCGTCCTCTGAGATGGTCAGTATAAACTTTCCACTCTCTTCGTCATATTTTTCAATACGGAGAACACCGATCTTCAGTTCTTCCATGCGCTCCTGCAGCTGCGCTACAAATTGGTTCAGTTCCTTTGTCAGGTCCAGCATCTTTTTGGCGAAATACACGCCGGCTCGGAATCCTGCTCCTCTCAGAACACGGATCTGCTCCTCCCTGCCGTATCGTTCCTCCAATTCTTCCCTCAAGGAATATTCCATCAGCCGGTAAACAGCGACTGGAATGTCCTCCCCTAAATTGCCCCGGCCGTCCAGATTATAGTCCATATACTCCGCCAGCCCTAACTTTTTCTGATCCTTCAGAAATATATTTTCATTCATTGCATAACCCCTTTCCAGCCTTCTGCCAACATGGAGACATCCATTCTATCTTGTATTATTGTAAGCCTCCCCGGCAAAAACTTCAATGAGATCTTACTTTTTCTACATTATTTTTGCCTATTATATACATTCAGACTGGGAAACCTAGAACCGGACCTGCTTCACTCTCTGGTTGCTGGTATCAGATGAAAGTAATAGAGCAAATCGGGCAGACCTACATCATCTGACATAAAAATGCTCCCTGACAACATAAGATGCGTTCTGTGCATCGATGTCAGAGAGCTTTTTATAGAAAAATCGAACTATGGTTTAATTTCATTCAATTTCTGTGTTTTATTCATTGTGAAGCAGCTTATGCTCCTTTCCTTTTAAAAGGCCGTCATAGACAGTCGCAACGATAGGATTCTGGCTGGAAAGTTTGATCTGGGCCATTTTATCGATCTTGTAAAGACCCTGCACTCTCGCCTTCTTGGTTCTCGGTCCGATCGGCACCGGCTGGCCTCCTCCTGTGATGCAGCCTCTTTTGCAAGCCATGACTTCTACAAAATCATAATGTACTTCTCCTGCTTCTATCTTATCCAGCACCTCAGACGCACAGCGCAGTCCATTGACTACCGCAATCTTTACGTCACGGTCTCCAAGCTTCACGGAAGCTTCCTTGATCCCGTCCACCCCGCGTACACCGGTAAAACTGATGGCTTCCAGGTCTTCTGCCCTGTCACTGTTCATCAGCCGGCGCAGAACTGCCTCCGTTACACCTCCGGTCACACCGAAGATCGCACCTGCGCCGGAGGAGATACCAAACGGCATATCCAGTGCCTCCGGCTCCAGCTGAGCCAGATCGATGCCGGCCTCCTGGATCATACGGGCTGCTTCTGTGGTAGTGATCACATAGTCCACGTTCTGTTCTCCGTCATTAAAGTGCTCCGGCCTTGTGATCTCCGCTTTCTTTGCAGTACACGGCATGATGGAGACCACCATTACCTTCCTGGAATCACTGGCGTCATTCATGCGTGCTTCCTCTTTCATCAGCGCCCCAAACATCTCCTGAGGGGACCGGCAGGTAGAAATGTGATCCTTAAACTGCGGATACCTGTTCTCACAGAATTTCACCCACGCAGGACAGCAGGAAGTAAACAACGGAAGGTTATCCCCCACCTCCAGGCGCTCTAACAGTTCTTTGGACTCTTCCATAACCGTCAGATCTGCACCGAAATTGGTGTCATATACCTCATCAAATCCGATCCTCCGCAGTGCGGCCACGAGCCGGCCGAGCACATTTTCTCCTTTTGGAATACCGAACTTATCTCCCACGGCCACTCTCACTGCCGGCGCGATCTGTACTACAACCCGGATCTCAGGATCAGACAGCGCATCCCACACCTGCTCGATATTCTGTTTGATCGTAATGGCTCCGGTTGGACAGACCGCACGGCACTGCCCACATCCCACACAGTCTGTTTGTGCCAGATCCTTGTTAAAGGCCGTCGTCACCTGCATCTTAGATCCGCGGAACGCAAAGTCCAGGATTCCCATTCCCTGGATTTCATCGCAGGTCCTGACACAGTCGCCACACAAAATACACTTGTTTGGATCCCGGATAATACATTCGGAAGACAAATCCTTCGGCAGCTGTTTTTTATTATTCGGAAAACGCACTTCCTTGATGCCCAGCTGCCTGGATAGTTTCTGTAGGACACAGACTCCGTTTTTCGTGCAGGTAGTACAGTCTCTGCAGTGGGAAGCCAGCAAAAGCTCAATGATCATTTTTCTGTGGTGTTTCAGTCTCGGGGTGTTGGTATAGATCACCATCTTATCCCGGGGAGTCTCAGAACAGGATGCAAAAATCCTTCCCCGGTCATCCTCAACGACACACATGCGGCATGCACCATATGTGGAAAGCTCTGAATGATAGCAGAAGGTAGGAAGATCTATTCCGGACTTGCGGATCACAGACAGAACATTTTTTTCGTCTGTAAATTCCACCCTTCTGTTATTGATCGTCATATAACTCATGTTCGTCTCCTCCTACCCTTCAATATGGATCGCACCAAATGCACAGGCGCTCTCACAGGCCCCGCATTTAATACATTTATCATTATCAATTACATACGGCTCCTTGATCTGCCCGCTGATGGCGCCGGCCGGGCAGTTTCTTGCGCATTTGGAGCATCCTTTGCACCGTTCCGGACTGATGACAAATCTCCGAAGAGCACTGCAGTTGTGGGATACACACTTTTTGTCGACCACATGCTCCACGTACTCATCCCGGAACAGTTTTAAAGTACTCATTACAGGAAGCGCCGCGCTTTTTCCCAATCCGCAGAGTGCCGTCTCTGTGATGGTCGTGGCAAGCTCCTCCAGAAGGTCAAGATCCTCAGGTTCTCCTTTTCCTCCCACGATTCTCTCCAGGATCTCCAGCATCCGTTTTGTACCTTCCCGGCATGGGACACATTTCCCGCAGCTCTCATTCTGGGTAAAGTTCATAAAAAACCGTGCCACTTCCACCATACAGGTGCTGTCATCCATGACAACCAGCCCTCCGGACCCAATCATGGCACCCATTTTCTTCAAGGAATCAAAGTCCAGTTTTACATCCAGATGGGGTGTGATCAGACATCCTCCGGACGGCCCTCCGATCTGTACGGCCTTGAACTTGCCGTCTCCCTTGATTCCTCCCCCGATGTCATAAATAACCTCCTTTAGAGTCGTTCCCATCGGAACCTCGATCAGTCCCGTATGCTTGACGCTTCCGGTAAGGGCAAACGCTTTTGTACCAGGACTTTTCTCCGGTCCGATCCCTTTAAACCACTGTGCTCCCTCCCCGATGATCATAGGAACATTGGCAAAGGTCTCAACGTTATTCAGTACCGTCGGCTTTCCGAACAGACCCTGTTCCACCGTCCTCGGCGGCTTCACCCGCGGCATTCCACGGTTGCCTTCAATGGATGCGGTCAGCGCGCTTCCCTCTCCGCACACAAAAGCTCCTGCACCCTTATTGATATGTAAATGGAAGGAAAAATCCGTTCCCAGGATATGATCTCCCAACAGCCCGCTTTCTTCCGCCTGTTCAATGGCACGCTTCAGCCGGCTGATGGCAAGCGGATATTCTGCCCGGACATAGATATATCCCTCTTCTGCCCCTACTGCATAGGCCGCAAGCATGATTCCCTCGATCATCTTGTGGGGATCGCCTTCCATGATACTCCGGTCCATGAACGCACCAGGATCACCTTCGTCTCCGTTGCAGACCACATAGCGCACTTTTTCCGGCTGTCCGGCCACCTGGGACCACTTATATCCTGTGGGGAAGCCTCCGCCTCCGCGTCCACGAAGATTTGACTCAGTGATCTCACGGATCACGTCTTCCGGCTTCATCTCAAATAATGC
Coding sequences within:
- a CDS encoding [FeFe] hydrogenase, group A produces the protein MSYMTINNRRVEFTDEKNVLSVIRKSGIDLPTFCYHSELSTYGACRMCVVEDDRGRIFASCSETPRDKMVIYTNTPRLKHHRKMIIELLLASHCRDCTTCTKNGVCVLQKLSRQLGIKEVRFPNNKKQLPKDLSSECIIRDPNKCILCGDCVRTCDEIQGMGILDFAFRGSKMQVTTAFNKDLAQTDCVGCGQCRAVCPTGAITIKQNIEQVWDALSDPEIRVVVQIAPAVRVAVGDKFGIPKGENVLGRLVAALRRIGFDEVYDTNFGADLTVMEESKELLERLEVGDNLPLFTSCCPAWVKFCENRYPQFKDHISTCRSPQEMFGALMKEEARMNDASDSRKVMVVSIMPCTAKKAEITRPEHFNDGEQNVDYVITTTEAARMIQEAGIDLAQLEPEALDMPFGISSGAGAIFGVTGGVTEAVLRRLMNSDRAEDLEAISFTGVRGVDGIKEASVKLGDRDVKIAVVNGLRCASEVLDKIEAGEVHYDFVEVMACKRGCITGGGQPVPIGPRTKKARVQGLYKIDKMAQIKLSSQNPIVATVYDGLLKGKEHKLLHNE
- a CDS encoding sensor domain-containing diguanylate cyclase, which gives rise to MENKNCEVLFEYLRSILYERPITAPDIEALDEPYRKLGQGLLVLQQSVEELLTFSADISQGNLSGPVPSRENMLCSNMKNLHANLNHLTWQAKQVAAGDYSQRVSYLGDFSEAFNTLTAQLKEREALLKEKAEIANKRAQVIEEYNNLLVDVIKKREEWILIVDADTRDIVYCNKRKEEQQVDPDLCEFCKDRLFFRDKILNWQDGKQYKVWELGDEQNGYYRITTFATEWAGHDAFVHIVDDITDEKKLESNLFNKAYYDSLTGIRNRLSFEEYMETLLKEKQIVTLCYLDLDGLKSVNDHYGHNEGDDYLCRFVSYIENSFRSSDVFARIGGDEFCLILPYNDKKIVEERLAALLNKFVEENDKEYPVSFSYGVVNVEGKDNTMTMDEIIKEADAAMYQCKKANKRDFHHTKEER
- a CDS encoding V4R domain-containing protein — encoded protein: MNENIFLKDQKKLGLAEYMDYNLDGRGNLGEDIPVAVYRLMEYSLREELEERYGREEQIRVLRGAGFRAGVYFAKKMLDLTKELNQFVAQLQERMEELKIGVLRIEKYDEESGKFILTISEDADCSGLPLLGETVCNYDEGFISGVMTVYMKKEYSAEEVDCWATGDRVCRFRVEPKKS
- a CDS encoding NADH-quinone oxidoreductase subunit NuoF is translated as MKKIENREALGRIREASREQVKKSKCRVLICAGTGCLSGGSGEIYDRMCELVKEYPDVEIHFGPEIAHGDGEIGIKKSGCHGFCEMGPLMRIEPHGILYTKVQPEDCDEIFHRTIEKGEPIRHLLFKRDGIEYQKQEDIPFYKKQTRNVLKNCGHIDAEHIEEYLSVGGYEALEKALFEMKPEDVIREITESNLRGRGGGGFPTGYKWSQVAGQPEKVRYVVCNGDEGDPGAFMDRSIMEGDPHKMIEGIMLAAYAVGAEEGYIYVRAEYPLAISRLKRAIEQAEESGLLGDHILGTDFSFHLHINKGAGAFVCGEGSALTASIEGNRGMPRVKPPRTVEQGLFGKPTVLNNVETFANVPMIIGEGAQWFKGIGPEKSPGTKAFALTGSVKHTGLIEVPMGTTLKEVIYDIGGGIKGDGKFKAVQIGGPSGGCLITPHLDVKLDFDSLKKMGAMIGSGGLVVMDDSTCMVEVARFFMNFTQNESCGKCVPCREGTKRMLEILERIVGGKGEPEDLDLLEELATTITETALCGLGKSAALPVMSTLKLFRDEYVEHVVDKKCVSHNCSALRRFVISPERCKGCSKCARNCPAGAISGQIKEPYVIDNDKCIKCGACESACAFGAIHIEG